In the Clavelina lepadiformis chromosome 8, kaClaLepa1.1, whole genome shotgun sequence genome, one interval contains:
- the LOC143469463 gene encoding glial fibrillary acidic protein-like isoform X2, with translation MEAQSEKKVSVQKISIGTSSKTVERTASKKSYSSNSNNSNMSRLSSPKVQASSYQLRYGARNRNFSFSPRRAGAVEATVTRVTVSDGLELTPALISSRAEEKAALGSLNDRFVSYIDKVRSLLTRNQLLEAKVKQLESVRIVPSRAGDIYDERLQQLQRDYEDVMLAKSKVEIELENAYREVDDFRKQLEREIEDRKEAEDEATSLRKDVDQATLDRVELEGRVESLREELDLVRRASDEDIRALTEQLAVMNTGEVVVDGPQTTDLSESLRDLRSAYEQLTQNNKVEIEHFYKSKIADLSNQVKNENNASKNSKTEILEVKRQYQSVTVELEGLRNTNAALETQLEECESRYHNDMTKLQNTASNLEEELQDARDKSQKQLVDYNALLNVKLSLDLEIQTYRKLLEGEEIRMDKTSAGEIKLEGSVTKRTITDISKNESTSRNVVDNELVDMLSEVVEDFKSESSS, from the exons ATGGAGGCTCAAAGCGAGAAGAAAGTTTCAG ttCAGAAGATTAGCATTGGTACATCGAGCAAAACTGTTGAACGGACGGCTTCTAAAAAATCTTACAGCAGCAACAGCAACAACAGCA ACATGTCTAGGTTATCAAGTCCAAAGGTGCAGGCTTCCAGCTATCAACTTCGGTATGGCGCTCGTAACAGGAACTTCTCTTTCAGTCCAAG ACGGGCTGGGGCCGTGGAGGCTACGGTAACACGAGTTACAGTAAGCGATGGACTGGAATTAACTCCAGCCTTGATATCGTCAAGAGCAGAGGAGAAAGCCGCTCTGGGATCGCTCAATGATCGCTTTGTGTCTTACATAGACAAAGTGAGGTCACTGTTGACAAGGAACCAATTGCTCGAAGCCAAAGTAAAACAG cTCGAGTCAGTCCGAATTGTACCCAGCCGAGCTGGCGATATCTATGACGAACGTTTACAACAACTTCAAAGGGACTACGAAGACGTCATGCTGGCAAAATCGAAAGTGGAAATCGAGCTTGAAAATGCTTACAGAGAAGTGGACGATTTTCGAAAACA ACTGGAAAGAGAAATTGAAGATCGCAAAGAAGCTGAAGATGAAGCTACTTCACTTCGCAAGGATGTTGATCAGGCAACTCTGGATCGAGTTGAACTTGAAGGAAGAGTGGAATCTTTAAGAGAGGAACTGGATCTAGTGCGAAGAGCAAGCGATGAG GATATCCGTGCTCTAACGGAACAGCTAGCGGTCATGAACACAGGGGAAGTGGTGGTAGACGGACCACAAACAACAGATTTGTCAGAATCATTGCGAGATCTGAGATCTGCTTATGAACAACTTACTCAAAACAACAAAGTGGAAATTGAACATTTCTACAAGTCTAAG ATTGCCGATCTATCTAACCAAGTTAAGAATGAAAACAATGCCAGCAAAAACAGTAAAACGGAAATTTTGGAAGTGAAACGTCAGTACCAATCGGTCACCGTTGAACTAGAAGGTTTGCGAAACACG AATGCAGCTCTGGAAACGCAACTGGAAGAATGTGAAAGCAGATATCACAATGACATGACGAAATTACAGAATACTGCATCG AATCTTGAAGAAGAACTTCAGGATGCTCGCGACAAATCTCAGAAACAGTTGGTGGACTACAACGCACTGCTGAATGTTAAACTTTCGCTTGACCTTGAAATTCAGACATACAGAAAACTGCTGGAAGGTGAAGAAATCAG GATGGACAAGACATCCGCTGGAGAGATAAAACTAGAAGGATCAGTGACAAAACGAACCATAACCG acatttcaaaaaatgaatcGACTTCACGTAATGTCGTCGACAATGAACTGGTAGACATGCTGAGCGAAGTCGTAGAAGATTTCAAGTCTGAATCGTCGAG ttga
- the LOC143469463 gene encoding glial fibrillary acidic protein-like isoform X1, giving the protein MEAQSEKKVSVQKISIGTSSKTVERTASKKSYSSNSNNSNMSRLSSPKVQASSYQLRYGARNRNFSFSPRRAGAVEATVTRVTVSDGLELTPALISSRAEEKAALGSLNDRFVSYIDKVRSLLTRNQLLEAKVKQLESVRIVPSRAGDIYDERLQQLQRDYEDVMLAKSKVEIELENAYREVDDFRKQLEREIEDRKEAEDEATSLRKDVDQATLDRVELEGRVESLREELDLVRRASDEDIRALTEQLAVMNTGEVVVDGPQTTDLSESLRDLRSAYEQLTQNNKVEIEHFYKSKIADLSNQVKNENNASKNSKTEILEVKRQYQSVTVELEGLRNTNAALETQLEECESRYHNDMTKLQNTASNLEEELQDARDKSQKQLVDYNALLNVKLSLDLEIQTYRKLLEGEEIRMDKTSAGEIKLEGSVTKRTITVEQRKVVHGKTKGNDSGSGSSSSSSSSSATSDSESEI; this is encoded by the exons ATGGAGGCTCAAAGCGAGAAGAAAGTTTCAG ttCAGAAGATTAGCATTGGTACATCGAGCAAAACTGTTGAACGGACGGCTTCTAAAAAATCTTACAGCAGCAACAGCAACAACAGCA ACATGTCTAGGTTATCAAGTCCAAAGGTGCAGGCTTCCAGCTATCAACTTCGGTATGGCGCTCGTAACAGGAACTTCTCTTTCAGTCCAAG ACGGGCTGGGGCCGTGGAGGCTACGGTAACACGAGTTACAGTAAGCGATGGACTGGAATTAACTCCAGCCTTGATATCGTCAAGAGCAGAGGAGAAAGCCGCTCTGGGATCGCTCAATGATCGCTTTGTGTCTTACATAGACAAAGTGAGGTCACTGTTGACAAGGAACCAATTGCTCGAAGCCAAAGTAAAACAG cTCGAGTCAGTCCGAATTGTACCCAGCCGAGCTGGCGATATCTATGACGAACGTTTACAACAACTTCAAAGGGACTACGAAGACGTCATGCTGGCAAAATCGAAAGTGGAAATCGAGCTTGAAAATGCTTACAGAGAAGTGGACGATTTTCGAAAACA ACTGGAAAGAGAAATTGAAGATCGCAAAGAAGCTGAAGATGAAGCTACTTCACTTCGCAAGGATGTTGATCAGGCAACTCTGGATCGAGTTGAACTTGAAGGAAGAGTGGAATCTTTAAGAGAGGAACTGGATCTAGTGCGAAGAGCAAGCGATGAG GATATCCGTGCTCTAACGGAACAGCTAGCGGTCATGAACACAGGGGAAGTGGTGGTAGACGGACCACAAACAACAGATTTGTCAGAATCATTGCGAGATCTGAGATCTGCTTATGAACAACTTACTCAAAACAACAAAGTGGAAATTGAACATTTCTACAAGTCTAAG ATTGCCGATCTATCTAACCAAGTTAAGAATGAAAACAATGCCAGCAAAAACAGTAAAACGGAAATTTTGGAAGTGAAACGTCAGTACCAATCGGTCACCGTTGAACTAGAAGGTTTGCGAAACACG AATGCAGCTCTGGAAACGCAACTGGAAGAATGTGAAAGCAGATATCACAATGACATGACGAAATTACAGAATACTGCATCG AATCTTGAAGAAGAACTTCAGGATGCTCGCGACAAATCTCAGAAACAGTTGGTGGACTACAACGCACTGCTGAATGTTAAACTTTCGCTTGACCTTGAAATTCAGACATACAGAAAACTGCTGGAAGGTGAAGAAATCAG GATGGACAAGACATCCGCTGGAGAGATAAAACTAGAAGGATCAGTGACAAAACGAACCATAACCG ttgaacaaagaaaagttgtGCATGGAAAGACCAAGGGCAATGATTCCGGATCAggatcatcatcatcatcttcttcatcttcGGCAACCTCCGATTCCGAAAGCGagatttag